TATGGACAAAATTTTGTTTGATGAGCAAAGCACAAATATCTAGTGAAATTAATGAATATTCATTCATAAGAACTGTTAGATTCCCAAATTGTACTCCCTCTGTAAAAGGAAGTGTTTGGTCAAGTTTCAGTCATTACATATGAAGGTTCATTTTGTCTTATACccaacagctgtattttttcatttttttcgTTTCAGAGTTCctgttcttgttttcaaaacagttctGAAAGGTGTAAGATCTGTCTCAATTCTTTTGTGCCTTGCAATGCTGATTTATTTCATGAAACGATGAGGATTTTAGAGTACAACCACTACACTCCTTCATGCAGTGCCAAAGAAACTGGTGAAAGACTCTAGGTTTTGTTCTATCTTTGCGAAAGTTTTGACATGAACACCACATTCCATCTTTTAGCTTTAGATTGAAGGTTGGCTATTGGAAATACTACTGCTTTGATAATGAAGATATAAATCAACATATGAAATAATAGAAGCTACAAACCAAAATACCATTATAGACTAGAAATAGTTCTGTTATACTACATTGTTAGCAAATACCTTAACATTGCTGCTTGTTCCACAACTTCTTAAGtactctgtggtttttttttttctaggcaCCCACTGGCCACCTTTTTCCACCTGTTTTTCCGAGTGAGTGCTATTATTACCTACTTGTTCTGTGACTGGTTCAGCAACAGCTTTGTTGCCTGTTTTGTCACTATTCTCCTCCTTCTATCCTTTGACTTTTGGTCAGTTAAGGTAAGAGGACCCTGAATAGTAATTACCTTTGAAAGTATTTTACGtgacattaaataaaacaaaaaagaaaatatgtatacTGACAAAAGTGACAAAAACATTGTGATCTGTTGATTTATTAAATGTCTAGCCCATTTTAATTAAGAGATTTACATATCTGAGTTACTGTTACCGTTTATCACCATGTTCTCTATGGCTGATGGGAGCTACTAATACGGTGAGAAAATTGCCTTGCCATAGgtacatttatttattattttatttattattatcccccttaaaaaaaaaagaaataaagtaatacTGGCTTTCAGTAATGGATGCCAAAGGATGTCCAAAGCTGCAATACTGTGCCCAGACCCAGCATGCAGGAGATGCGGAAGGCTCCTGGGAGCCCAGCTATGGCACCGGTGTCCTAATCACGCGCAGGCAGGTGGTTCAGGCTAGCCCAGAATCCCAGGGGCTCCACATGTGGAacaagggttttgttttgtagaaGTGAAACGCTGATGCATCGCCAGTATACTGAAAACTTCTAGTATTCATCCAggtgcagaaatattttcttaatttgtttgCTTGATTCCATGCAGGTTACTTGCTTACAATTAATCTTCCATTTCTTCATTGTGtttttgtttgcagttttatttattttttttattatttttttatttatatgaaatTTGTTTATTAAGGGCTTCTCCAACTAACTGACTTGGAAAAGATATATCCTACAATTTCTTACCTAAATCAATGTTATTGTGATAATTATCATATTAGAAGAGAACAGGCCTCTAACTTTGTGGTAACTCATCCATCCTTAATGACTGTTGTGCTCAAGCTGGCACAGCCTTTAGAACTAATTTTAGTATTTGATAAAAGAGTATTATTTTCAGACatgcttgtctttttttaatgttagtcTGACAAGTGAATTACACAACTGATTAATGCAAATAATTGTTTCTGTCACTAGAACGTGACAGGAAGACTCTTGGTTGGTTTGCGTTGGTGGAACCAGATTGATGAAGATGGCAAGAGCCACTGGGTGTTTGAAGCAAAAAGGGTAAGTATGTTAATAAAAATAGGCACAGGACAAACAGAATTCACAAAGACTGTAATGCTGATACTAAGTCAAATAAAGTAACAAACAGAGCACCTTTGTAACAGTTACTCTTTATCCAGCTTCTatagaagaaaatgtaagtATTCAGTTGCAAGCACGCTGGGTTGTCACATCCTGGAAGCATTCAGAACAAAACTGGTCTCGCACCATTCTCATCATATGCATCAGCAGAATAAATATTCATAGCATGGTACCATTGGTATGAAACGTTTCTGGTagttctattttattttctagtgaGAACATCTTGTAATAAACACATCTTCCCATAGTTAATCCCAACACAGAATCCTCCTCAGGAAAGATCTATGCTGAGTAGTTccaattcagtattttaaaaagaatgtttcagaatcacagaatggtttgggttggaagggaccttaaagatcatctagttccaacccccccctgccatgggcacaGACACCTTCCACTGGACCacgttgctcaaagccccacccaacctggccttgaacacttccagggaaggggcatccacagcttctctgggcaacctgttccagtgcctcaccaccctcagagtgaagaatttcttccttagggctaatctaaatctaccctctttcagtttaaagccattaccccttgtcctgtcactacctgcccttgtaaaaagtccctctccagctgtcttgtaggcccccttcaggtactggaaggctgctgtaaggtctccccacagccttctcttctccaggctgaacaaccccacctctctcagcctgtcctcgtaggagaggtgctccagccctcggatcatcttcgtggccctcctctggaacCATGCTCATGGAACATGGTGGGGAATAGAACCCAGCTCACAGAGCATTCCAACACTGCTAGTGGTCCCCCAAATACCCTGAGcaaaaaagctataaaatggTACTTTGCATCGCTACCACAGTCAAGAATGCAGGTTTTTGCTTTCACTTCCTAACATTCTCTCCGCAGCCACATTTAGCGAGAGCCTGGCAGAACAACACTTCAAGCGCTACTTACTAGGACATTCCTTTCAAGCAAATCCAGCTGTGCACACAGCCTGGGTACTGAGCCCAGTGTAAAATACTCTGAGTGCGTGGGTCTGGAGTGCCCTCTAGCAGCCCCGCGGCCATCTGCAGCCAGAACACGGCCAAGCAGCAGTCCAGCTGGCGCAGTGGGGCTGCACActattaagaagaaaacagatgttaaCAGTCTTCTGTAATCTAAGTGAAACCTAAAGAGAGAGTATAGGCAAGCCtgcatgaaagcaaagaaactaGAAGACCTTCAGAGTTTCTTAGTTCTGCCGAGAGAGTAAGCAAGAGCTTTCTTAGCACTTAAAAGCAACAGCACTCTTAAAATGACCTCCTGACCtcaaaattactgaaaaatgagCAAGCCTAGTTCACCTATTACAGTTTGTTAATTCTGGCCTAAAAGTACAAAGGCTAAAGCCTTCCAAAAATTCTGGCAAATGGTAGCTTGATTAATGTGAAAAATCAGTACAAGGAACACATAACTAGAGTggattgtatttttttgtcatgGCCTATCCATAAGAAATACTTCATCGCGGCAAGGTCCTGGAATACGTGCGATTCTCTTACTTTCCAGAGTCAGGCATTCTCCATTGCCTTTGCCAGTCCTCTGGCAACCTTGTAAGATCCCTTCCTTTATGGGTGAATTTGCTTAGAAATATTCCAAGTCACTCACCCACAATAAGCAGCTAATTCCTGGTATGCTGCTGATGCAACAGAGGTTCGCCCTTGAAATCCTATCTTCTGATGAGGtttgctgaaagaaaactaATTCTTACACTTACATTCCAAACATCACAactcccctctcctttctttgGGATGACTGCAGCCTTTTGTGATCTGGCTTATCAAGTTAACTAGGTCTTTTACATGTGGTGTTCTCaggactggttttttttttctcaggactttttttcctcctaaataGTTAGTGCTAATGCAATGTCACTGTTGGGTAATTTGTCAGTAATATTGGATACAGGTGATTAAATCCTTTCATTGACTCACAACATCTGTCTTTTTCTGTAACTATGAAGGCATagaacattattattattattattatcagaATATATTATATTCTTTATAATATAATATTATAATATAATTATAGCAGGCAGAAAACTACTTCTCTTCTTATTCAATCTTCCTTCCAGGCATATAATCGAAATTTAAGTAAAGAAGTAATTTTGtccattcctcctcctctgctgatTTGTTATTTATTGCAGATTTTGTCTCTGTGACTAGTAGTTTCCATAATTTTCCTTCTAGGTGCCTACAATAGCTGCCTCAACTGAAGCTGAAGCTCGAATCTTTTGGCTTGGTCTTATTATCTGTCCAGTTATTTggacagtgtttttctttagcACCTTGTTCTCCTTGAAGCTGAAATGGCTGGTAAGTGTGGGGGTACTGAAAGACCTACAGCTGACAATGTTAGTAGAGGGAAAACCCAGATCTGTAAGTTTTGCAACAGCCTTTGAACCAAATCTTCCAACAGTACAAAAATTCTACTAATAGCTTCAACAAATCAGGGGTTTTCTGCAGTCAAGCACTGCACTCTGGAATAGAGTAGTAATTTTTAGCTCCACTTCTACTATGTTATTGGATGTCAACTCCTTCACCTAACTTGAGAACCTTAAGTGATTGGCAAAATTACGGACTTCTTTTTAACTGTAGCAACTTACTTTTCCCCCAACTTATTTCAGTCAAAGGAAACTAATAGGAGGGGACAAAAAATGAACCCATGATGCTGGTTTTCAGGTTTTCACATCTCCTTGGGACTTGAATGGTACTTGCTCTTAAAAGTAAGGATTTGAGATCTCTGGTACCAGTCCCTTTTGAAAGAACCAGCATCATAGTGCTTAAAACCTTGATAAACTGAGCTGTAAGTATGTATTTTAGAATTACTCTGTTTATAAGCCATCTACTctacaaaaaaattacacatttttttaaatacaagaggAAATTTACCCCATACATTGCATTATGTTAAGATATTTTTGTCTATGAAATCTTCATGTTTTCCCCTGTAAGCATTAAGTGCTTGGATAATCaccacagaatttattttatcaaGTTCCTAGCCATGCTAAGTACAGTTTCTTAATTCAgtttgaaaagataaaaagtgTCTTGGACATGTGCAGCTACATAACCAGTAACAGCCAagattacattttattattaaatgaaaCAGGGAATTCAGCTATAGGTCTGAATCAATTGCAAAGCTTTAACTGCTTTCCAGTGCCCAAAATGGTATAGCTAAACAAGTGATAGTTAAAATTAAATCGGCAGTCTTTCTCCACGGGTCCacctttatttttgaaaatcagagGTTGTTTGCTAAACTAAGAGCTGGTTGGAGAAGGAACCCTAACTGGCACTGCACACGGGTTGCTCAGGTGCTTATAAAATGCAAGCTACACAAATGAAAATACGACAGCTTCCAGGAAACTGTTTCTGAGgctaagaaaaacattttttgtcagTTATTTCATTAGTCAATCAGATGGGTTCTGCCTGCTGCTAAGCCTATAGTACCACAAAAGCATCTAATTATTTTCACTGCCTGTTAATGCTAGGTATTGATTCATATCTATCTGTGCTCTTTGTAAATCTGTAAGTTACAGGATCTTATTTGTATAGAAAAAGGTATTTGGCAGCTAAACAAGGCTGCAGGTTTGCTATGTATCTGAATGTGAAACTTTTAGATACAAATCAGGCTTAAAAAAGTGAGATTATTATGGAATCAGTTGAATAGGTGCTTTTTTGAGTAAGTGCTTACAAGATacagaatgacaaaaaaaaattgtatcagtgttttaataaaaagaggCATTTTGTAGAAAAGAACTATTGTGTTTAAGTTTGACGTGATTGGAGCTCTTTGAAGGTCATTTATTATTGGAAGGAATATCCCCCTCTTAAAGCATGTATGTACATCTAAATagtatgtatacatacatacacatgtgtgtatatatattctaCACATACAGTCTACATATAGCAGTGTATTTGTCCCAGCTGAACTGTTGTTTGTCCACAGGCTCTTGTGATAGCTGGGATCTCCCTTCAGACTGCTAATTTATATGGCTACATCCACTGCAAATTAGGGGGACAAAAAAGCATCAGCAGAGTAACTTCAAGGTTTTTTGTCACAGCAGATGTTCCCAGGAGTAAGTACTGAGTTGGTCTGTCAGCTACAGCCCATGAAGTATCACGTACTGACCTGCCTCACGCTGTGGGTTTTGGCTCTTCCCTGGTCTTAGCTCCTAAAATAACTCCTGGCGGGGCTACCTTGATTCTCCCATAAGCCTCTCCTGTGGAACTCGCTTGGAGGGGCCGTGCCCCATGTCGCTTTGCTCCGTGTTCAGAAGCCTGCTGAAGCTTCGCAACTGAGCTGCTTCCAAGCCCCACACCCTCCCAAGTTAAACACTTGGAGGGATGCCTTCTGAGGTATTATAATGCCTCTGCCTAGGCACAGCTGGGAGAGCTATCTTCAACCTTCAGGCTTCCACAAGGCTCTTCCctgctttttagaaaaatgcCTACAAACTAGGTTATGCTAACACCCACGCTTCCTGTGTTCATTCTACAGGACAGACAAGGAGAATTTCAGAAGACCGCACCGAAGAACATGGGAAAACAGGCACTAGATAATCAAATAAGGAAGGATTGAAAGGATGAGCAGTAAAAATACTCATTTATGAAAGCTATTCTTCATATGAAGGTAGTGAAGTAAAGCTCTTCTAGAAATTATGCCTGCATGAAATAATAAGGATTTTATGTCATTTGTGTTTGAGTCTTTAACTTCTGAAACGGTAACAGCCTTTGTTACTTAAAAGCTTCATCAAAAAGCAGTTTGTATAGGCACAAAAACAACACTTACAGTTTATAAAGAGcacactttaagaaaaaaatctgtcaacTAAGCTGAAACTGCTGGATTATCTTAACCAAGAATTAGAATGTAATCAAAAGACGATGCTCACTTGTTTAATTTTGGAACTATAATAAACAAGATCAAACTGCCTTTCCCTCTTGTACAGAGCACCGATTTCTCAAAGCTGTGATTCCTCAATAAAGAGAGAAATTACAATCACAAAGGGTCTCTTAGTTATTGAAGATaccaaatgtttattttttagtgTTCAGGCTTAGGATCGAGTAAAGAACAAAAGTCATGCAGGACATTCACACAGCACTTGTGTGAAACAGCCAGTTATGTGTAAAGAGTTAAAATATGTTAATCCTAGTCTAATAcctgtaataaataaaatattgtactTGTACTATAATTAACTTGCCTAAACTCTAGTAGGATTTAATTCTAAAACGGATGCCAGTTATAAGAAAAGGAGACAACACTACACTGAATTTCACTCTACATATAGATCTtttccactgaaaggaaagataCTTAAATGATGTTATTCAGTGAGAGTGGGCATTACAGTTCATCCTAGCGAAGAAGGGAGCACAAAGCCTACTAAATGTGCACAGTACATACATTAGACACCATGTCCCAATGTCAGTAAAGCACATTTTATATTCAGCTTTCTAAATAAGATCTTGTAGATGCGTGTCTTCAAACACCAACTTCATACTCAGGTTCCTAGTACTATGACACCAGATGCAGATTGTGCCTATGTGACACAGGTGAAGACTCAGTTTTATAGCTTTCTAGCCAGCTTTGAGACCACCTATGAACTACACGAATCTTGAACTACGGAAAAAAACTAAGGAAAGAACACTTACATTAAGAATTTATTTGCAATATACAAAAAGAATACATTCCTTCTATTAATAAAGGCATAAGTTACTTTTCTATAATTACACACGAACtacatttttattccattcaTAGATCAGataatcttttcttcttgaaagtGGTGTTTATCACAGTATTCCTGAATCCCtgcaaagacagggaaaaagtAATATGAATAATATTTCAGTTGCACATCAGGAGTTAGTTATTGCTGCATCATTCTGTCCCATTGGGACAAATATCACAAGCTGGGCCTTTATCACAGTGAAAATAGCTTTAGGAATTTCCCagctgtttgtatttttaaactgcacGTCACTGGCTCTTTAGGTAGTTTttacatggggttttttgtgcaATTACAATTAGAAGTGGAGGCAATAATTAGCCAGCTGAACCATACTCAGCTATAGGGAGCACCCCTCAACAGGCCTGCTTGAGAATCTTAGAACTTTTCTGTGAGAGCACGTACATGcacatcttttctgaaaattaatgacTGAAGCCAAACATGAAACCAGTTATTAAATACAATTTCATTATCGCTTTAAAAGCCTGCCATAACTGATGCCCAGAAGAAGTGAGCATAGATAGTATTTGCATCTGTTACTTTCGTAACTGCTATACACatctgttgtttttattatttgtgaCAGAGTAACATAATTCCGTTTAGAGCCTTTATATATTGCAGAAGTGTTCAGAACTGAGAGGAATCATTTGCACAGTGATTTTCAGACTTACTTTGAATGATATTCCTGTAAGACAATGTGGCTGGAGACTCAGGTGCTTCAGACAAGAAAGACTGGCCT
This sequence is a window from Pelecanus crispus isolate bPelCri1 chromosome 11, bPelCri1.pri, whole genome shotgun sequence. Protein-coding genes within it:
- the TVP23A gene encoding LOW QUALITY PROTEIN: Golgi apparatus membrane protein TVP23 homolog A (The sequence of the model RefSeq protein was modified relative to this genomic sequence to represent the inferred CDS: deleted 1 base in 1 codon), yielding MKQVEAPAGGAGRGAAVAARLPRPSPLTGSPPQALVDDTEDVSLDFGSEEELALRKAKIRHPLATFFHLFFRVSAIITYLFCDWFSNSFVACFVTILLLLSFDFWSVKNVTGRLLVGLRWWNQIDEDGKSHWVFEAKRVPTIAASTEAEARIFWLGLIICPVIWTVFFFSTLFSLKLKWLALVIAGISLQTANLYGYIHCKLGGQKSISRVTSRFFVTADVPRRQTRRISEDRTEEHGKTGTR